The nucleotide window ACAGAGAGAAGAGACCGTCGCGTTTATAGAGATTCCCAGTCTTGAAGACGAGGCATTGAGGTAAGTGGAGAGGCTTCCAAAAGGGGTCCAGTTGTCGAACCAAAACCTCGCAGATAGTCCATTTTCCAACCGCAGTTTGATGAAAGGGAAAGCGACTTCCTTCAGTTTTAGTAACTTGTTTGCAAACCAGGAGAACGAGGTACTAGGCTTCGTAGTCCAGTAGTTGTGGATAGAGCCCTTGAGGATGGTATCTCTGAACCAAGCGACCCAGACTGAACCTGCACGGAAGAACAAGAGCCATATGAGCTTGAGGCAACACGCTGTATTCCAGGTTCCTAGATCTTTTATCCCTAGCCCGCCTTGCTCTTTAGTCCTTGTGACCACATCCCATGAAACTCTTGCCGTGTTATGACTTTCGATATCACCTTTCCACAGGAATACTCCACAAAGGGAGTTGATTTTTGCTATGCATGCTTTAGGAAGGATAAACGCCGAGCACCAGAAAGTGTTGATACCCGCAATGACAGTCTTTATCAGAAGGAGGCGtccagagaaagagagagatttgACCGACCAAGTAGAGAACCGCGCTTTAACTTGATGGATAAGGGGCTCACAGTTGGAAAGGTTTAGCTTTTTTGAGCTGAGGGGAACCCCTAAATACCGTACTGGAAGCTTCCCACATGTCATTCCGGTGGAGGCTTTGATGGTGTCTATCTCCTGGTCGCTCATCCCTGAGGCAAAGAAGCTCGTCTTCTGGAAACTAACGGCCAACCCTGATCTCATCTCGAACtcatgaagcacttgcaggaCTTGTTGAACCGAGTCTAATGAGCCGTCAATGAAAATCAGAAGATCATCCGCAAAGGACAAATGAGTGAGGCGCATTTTCGTGCATCTTGAATGGTATTTGACCTTCCCTTGAGCTGCTGCATCATTCAACATAAAAGATAAACAGTTCATGGCTATCACAAAGAGATAAGGTGAGAGAGGATCTCCCTGTCGAAGCCCTCGCTTTCCTTTAAAATATCCGTTGACCGTGCCATTGTAACCAATCATAAAACTGGTTGTGCAGACACAGGCACGCAAGAGGGAGATGAAGTGCTGAGGGATGAGAAGACTTTCCAGGCAGGAGAATAGAAACTCCCAAGAAAGCGTATCAAACGCCTTAGCAATGTCCACTTTGATGGTGATTTTTTTAGAACCCTTATTTTTATGATAACCATGAATAAGCTCGCTAGCCAGAACGGTATTCTCCACTAGAACCCTATCTTTGACAAAAGCAGTTTGGGAGGGGAGGATCAGATGGTGAAGTATCGGTTTCAGTCTTGCCACTAGTAAACGCGAGATCACTTTGTATACTGTATTCAAACAGGATATAGGCCTGTATTCGGAGATCTTCGAAGCGCCTGGAAATTTAGGAACAAGTGATAGAATAGTAGCGTTTGTTGTAGAGGGTAGAAAACCTGATGTGAAGAACTCAATGATGGAAGCAGTAGCTTCTTGGCCCACTATTTCCCAAGCAGATTTGAAGAAACCGGAGGTTAAACCATCAGGGCCTGGAGCTTTATTGGGGTTCAGTTTAAAGAACAGCGCTTTGATCTCCTCTACAGTTGGGGCAACAAGCATTGCTTGAGATTGCTGAGGAGTACAACGGAAAGCTACCAGGTGAGAGAACCAAGCTGTTGAAGAGTGAACAGAGGGAGCAGCATAGTTTCGAGGACCAAGTACTGACTGGAAATGATCGATGGAATGGGCACTCATGAGGATAGGGTCAGTTAGTAGGACACCAGCAGAAGTCAAAAAGGAGCGAATGGCGTTATAGCTAGCTCTGACTTGGCAGATCCTGTGGAAGAAAGTTGTGTTTAAATCACCCTCCAGCAACCAATTGATCCTCGATTTCTGTCTGAAAAAAGACTCCTCAATGTCCCTTAGGAACAGCCACTTCTGGTGCAGGTCTTTCTCTTCCTGAAATAACTCAGGCGTGGGGCTTTGAAGTGCTCTTACCTGCACAGATTGAAGCAAACCGTAAGTATAAGACACTCTCTCCTGAATTTTACTGAAATTCTCTCTGTTTAGTTTTTTCAAGTCTCTCTTTATGGCCTTTAATTTCCAGCAGAACTGGGCTAGAGTCGAGCACATGTTTCCGGCCTGAGTCCACGCTTCAAGTACAACGTCAGTGAAGCTCGGATGTTTAGTAAGGTAGTTTTGGAATTTAAAAGGGTGGGTACCAGCGGTTGGGAGGGTGAAAACTAGGTCAAGGATGCAGGGACTATGGTCAGAGAATAGGGTGGGAAGGAAAGAAGCGAACGCATGGGGGAAAAGGGATATGGAGTTGTTGTTGACCAGTAGTCTATCAAGTTTTTTGGAGATAGGATTCACAGGGCACTTGTTAGACCAGGTCAACGACGGTCCACCAAACCGCAGATCAAAAGCTCCTATTTGTAGTAAGCAATCTCTGAGCATAAACATCTGGTTATCAAAAGCTGAGACAGATGATGATGAGTGCTCGTTGGGGTGAGTAATCTGATTGAAGTCTCCCCCAATCATCCAAGAGTTGTTGTCTAGCTGAAGATTGGAATGAATTTCCAAGAGATCAGCCCAGAGTTCTACCCTCTCCTCAGAGAGGTTAGATGCGTACACTGCCGTATAGTAAAAAGATGGTTGGTTGGGCAGAGATAGGAGACATGTGATGGATTGCGCAGTTTGGTGGACAACTTGAAGGTTTAGTGGGTGCTTCTAGATCAAAATAATTCGCCCATCATCATCACACGAGTGGTTAGATACAAAGTTCCAGGCAGGGCAAAGGTTGGACAAAAGGGGAGCAAGAGAAGGTTCTTTAATATGAGTTTCCAAAAGGGCACCAAAAAGAGGCTTGTGGCTATGAAGCCAACTAACAAAAGTCCGATGCTTGCCCGGGTCATTTAAACCACGGACATTCCAAAAAAAGAGTTTTACACTCATTGGGAGGGAGGAAGAGACTCCCCATAAGGAGAAGAATCCCGagcaacaaaagaaaaagaaaggtcAGAAGAAGAAACAGGGTTAGAGGCCAATAAAAGAGGAGGAACAGGGGCTTTTAAAAAAGGGAGGCCAGAGGTTTGAGGTGGTATAAAGAGTGAGGTTACAGGGGAGAGATTTGTGAGGAGGAAGGGGTTTGGATTTGAGGAGAGAGGAGGGGATAAAGTAGGAGAGGATCGAGAGCGCTTAAGAGAAGGTCTTGGGGTGGGTTCAGGGGaggaaaaattattgaaagggGCTAAAGGCGAAGGGAAAGAGGGAGAAGGAACGGAGGGTTTTGAAGCAATGTCAACAGCCATTGCAACAGGGTGAGGAGCAGGAGACAAGTCTGAGGAAAAAGGGACATTTGACAGCTTAGGGGTCTGATCAGTAGATGATCCAGTTAGGTGTGACTTTTTCCTATACACCGCCGACTGAGAAGGCTGCTTGTTCTTAGCGGCCTTTGGAGCAGCAGACTTTGGAGCCGCAGGTTCTTTGTGTGGTGGAGGGAGGAGAAGACAGTTGCGGGCAATGTGCCCAAGCTCCTGACAGTGAGAGCACTTTGGAGGGATCCAGGGGTAGTGGACTTGTACTTCCACAACCTCACCACAATCTCTTTCGAATTCAACAACAGGAGGAAGCGGCTGAGTGAGATCAACCTCGACCTTAACATGCGATACTGAGAGACTTACAAGGTTTTTTGTAAAGTCGTCAGTCTCCTTTGGGTCACCAACAAGCCCTGCCACTAAACTGAGACCTTCATTGTATCTCAAATCTAGAGGGACACCAGTAAGGTGCGCCCAAATTTTGATTGCTTTGAGAGGCGGGGTCGCTTTTGTGTGCTCAGACGACCACTGCGCAGTATGGAACATAGAATCTCCTACGTACCAAATGCTCTTTTCCAAGATTTTTTGCCTTAGGTACTCACTAGGGATTCGAACAAGTGTGGAATGGTTGATGGGGTTATTGTGGATTTCCAATTGTCTACCTTTGCCCCACATATGGCTCAGGACACTCTGAATTTGCGAAAATGGAGGAGCTCTGCCATTAAAGTAGCAAATGATAAAGTCTTTGTGGAGCTCAGCTCCTTTTTGAAAAACAGTATCTGGAATTTTTATTCGGGGCCTGC belongs to Brassica rapa cultivar Chiifu-401-42 chromosome A07, CAAS_Brap_v3.01, whole genome shotgun sequence and includes:
- the LOC108869005 gene encoding uncharacterized protein LOC108869005, whose amino-acid sequence is MTNPWKLPSTVSALSPPSFTAGESPPAPPFPPDPPDPSSPLSPHLFPPLPSNSKTSSTLSSFSLKHPKSNLGLSPPTEVTNLSINPSLVTVSAMETGEVITGSNEPFEKTLETNSQIPTVTPQTSAPFTKSPEIFVTIDPKSSSPIITNRASAPPLPHPKLNPLPVISPTTQTSPIPLHFSTMPLPFSKNPSTHHQYSPPQLNPLPIPQPQTLVEKIRASEDKSLTRLAPVSFAPSGRPRIKIPDTVFQKGAELHKDFIICYFNGRAPPFSQIQSVLSHMWGKGRQLEIHNNPINHSTLVRIPSEYLRQKILEKSIWYVGDSMFHTAQWSSEHTKATPPLKAIKIWAHLTGVPLDLRYNEGLSLVAGLVGDPKETDDFTKNLVSLSVSHVKVEVDLTQPLPPVVEFERDCGEVVEVQVHYPWIPPKCSHCQELGHIARNCLLLPPPHKEPAAPKSAAPKAAKNKQPSQSAVYRKKSHLTGSSTDQTPKLSNVPFSSDLSPAPHPVAMAVDIASKPSVPSPSFPSPLAPFNNFSSPEPTPRPSLKRSRSSPTLSPPLSSNPNPFLLTNLSPVTSLFIPPQTSGLPFLKAPVPPLLLASNPVSSSDLSFSFVARDSSPYGESLPPSQ